Proteins from a single region of Hermetia illucens chromosome 3, iHerIll2.2.curated.20191125, whole genome shotgun sequence:
- the LOC119651302 gene encoding cleavage stimulation factor subunit 2, with the protein MGEKNNDQSVMDKSMRSVFVGNIPYEATEEKLKEIFSEVGPVISLKLVFDRESGKPKGYGFCEYKDQETALSAMRNLNGYEIGGRTLRVDNACTEKSRMEMQQLLQGPQVENPYGEHCDPENAPEIITKTVASLPPEQMYELMKQMKTCIQNNPNEARQMLIVNPQLAYALLQAQVVMRIVDPQQALSMLFKANTMPPILTTNPVTGQPQQISPMAMSQSQNQNQGNMQVPPMLNNNNFGPMGGQDIDLRGVVDPRMSRNLDLDMRGIPNPVPNPMETNFQRNPRQMHPPQPVIPPFPSGGNVPSAGGPNMGPNLNTINDPRQRGGDPRLRQAGGNQPAPVPSGPQSGPQSRLPPANGIPNDASDQEKAALIMQVLQLSDEQIAMLPPEQRASILVLKEQIAKSTQR; encoded by the exons ATGGGCGAGAAAAATAATGATCAGAGTGTTATGGATAAGTCAATGCGGTCAGTGTTCG TGGGGAACATTCCGTATGAAGCAACAGAAGAGAAACTGAAGGAGATTTTCAGTGAAGTCGGTCCTGTGATTTCCTTGAA GCTTGTTTTCGATCGAGAAAGTGGCAAACCCAAAGGATATGGTTTCTGTGAATACAAAGATCAAGAAACGGCGCTCAGTGCCATGAGAAATTTGAATGGCTATGAAATTGGTGGCCGAACTTTACGTGTCGATAACGCTTGTACCGAAAAGTCTCGCATGGAAATGCAACAACTTCTACAGGGGCCACAGGTAGAAAATCCTTATGGCGAACACTGCGATCCAGAGAATGCCCCGGAAATCATAACGAAAACTGTAGCTTCCCTGCCGCCAGAGCAGATGTATGAGCTCATGAAGCAAATGAAGACATGTATACAGAATAATCCGAACGAGGCACGACAAATGTTAATTGTGAATCCGCAGTTGGCGTATGCCTTGCTGCAGGCGCAGGTTGTCATGCGAATTGTCGATCCGCAGCAAGCATTG TCGATGCTCTTCAAGGCCAACACAATGCCACCGATCCTTACTACCAACCCTGTGACAGGACAACCACAGCAAATAAGCCCAATGGCAATGTCTCAGAGTCAGAATCAGAATCAAGGCAACATGCAAGTACCGCCTATGCTGAACAACAACAACTTCGGTCCTATGGGCGGTCAGGACATTGATTTGCGAGGAGTCGTCGATCCGCGTATGTCTCGCAATTTAGATTTAGATATGCGCGGCATTCCCAACCCTGTCCCCAATCCAATGGAAACAAACTTTCAACGAAATCCTCGTCAAATGCACCCGCCTCAGCCTGTCATTCCACCGTTTCCATCTGGAGGCAACGTTCCTTCTGCCGGTGGTCCGAATATGGGGCCAAATTTGAATACTATCAATGATCCACGTCAACGGGGTGGAGATCCGCGTTTAAGACAAGCTGGTGGGAATCAACCAGCGCCCGTTCCATCAGGACCTCAAAGTGGACCACAAAGTCGTTTACCGCCAGCAAATGGAATTCCTAATGACGCTTCAGATCAGGAGAAGGCAGCTTTGATTATGCAAGTTCTGCAATTGTCGGACGAACAGATTGCAATGCTACCACCCGAACAACGGGCCAGCATTTTGGTATTGAAGGAGCAAATAGCGAAAAGCACGCAACGCTAG